DNA from Aliarcobacter butzleri:
AAAGATTCTACTCTTACTAATGCTCCTGCTGCATCTTCTCCTGTACTAAATTCTCCGATTACTGTTATTGTATTATCTTTATTATCTATTACATTCATTATCAAATTATGTGCAAATAAGCTAACACTTAAACTCAAAAATATAATTGCTTTTTTCATTTTCTATCCTTAAATATTATAAAGTATTATTAGTAATATTCCAAATATTATACTTGGAACAATAGTTCTTAAAAGTGCTATATATCTACTAGAACTTAAACTTATCCAAAGAGATATAAAAGCCCAAAGCAATGCACTCATTATTATAGAAAATAGTGCTAAATCATTTAACCTCAATGGTATAATCATAGTAAAAATTGCCATCACAGAATAAGAGATAAACAGTCCACCAAATATTGCACAAATAGTTCTAAATAAACCTATTTTTTTTCCACTATTTTCTGGTATTTTTAATTTTTGAATTAAATCTTTCATTTAACACCTCTTGAAGTCCAAAAAGCTTGGATTTTTTCTCTATTAGTTGGTAACTTTTTAGCAATAATTAGTAAAATCAAACCAAAAATAAAAAGTCCTATATCAGTACCTAAAACTGTATAAACCTCTTGATTCCAAAGTTTTATAGGAGAAAAACCACTATTTATAAAATGAACAATTGGACTTAAAATAAATAATATTCCACCAAGATATAAAAACTCTTTTGCCGTTTTATAAGAATTAAGTTTATAAAAAGAATAAGTAAATGTTCCTACCCAAAAAGTTGCAAAAAGACCTTGTTGAATTAAACTTTTATTTTCCATATCAAAAGGAAGTATCCATTGTAAAAAGAATAATAATCCAGTTGCAGGAATAACACCAATCATAACTGCAAGAGAAAGTTTTCCAAAGCCTTGATAAACTGGAATATTTAAAGGAAACTTTCTAGCCCTTTTTTCAAGATATAATAGATTCCCAAAACCTATTGCTAAAATAGTTGTAATCATAAGAAAAGCCACAAATAACCTAGTTAAATCATCTACACTAAACAATAAGTGAATATAAACCATAGCATCATAAAACATAGAACCCCAATTTTTATCCATTACTTTTTGTTCATATATCAAGCTTCCATCAACTGCGCTTAAAATCACATTTGGTCTATTTGTAATTCCATTTAAAAATGGGATATATGGATTATAACCTTCAAATTTTATCATTGCATTAGAATCACTCCAATTTGTAAGTTTAATTCTATAAAAATTAATCTCTGGAGCTATACTTTGAGCTTTTTTAAATAGTTCATTTATAGAAAGCATCTCTACATTGTCATTTTTTTTCTCTTTTTTGGGTTCAGGTAGATTATAAACGGGACTAATCAATTTAAAAGGTTCATAAATCTCTCCTTTTGTAACAACATAAGCCATTGCTGGAGCAAATTTTTTACCAAGATTAAAAAAAGCTCCGGTTATTGTAATAATAATAAATGGTAACATAGTCCAAAGAAGAATTTTTCTATGCCATTTAGAAAATGTTCCTGTTTGACTAGTTGTACTATTTTTGTATTTTAATGTTAAGATTTGATATAAACCACCTATCATTAAAATGATACAGGCAACAGCCATAATTCCAAAAATATACCAACCAAATTCTCCAAATGGTCTTCCATAATGCATATAATTTAAAAACTTTGCAAGTTCAAAAACTTTACTCTCTTCTTTTATTTCTAAAGAAGTATTTGGGTCAAAAACTTTTGGTGCAACAAATTGTGTTGATATTTTTAAAGTTGGGTCTTTCATATAACCAGGAAGTGTTATAGTTATTGGTTTAGTTTTTGGAAAATCAGAATCATTTAAAACTTTATCTACCATTTTTGTATAATCAATATTTGATACATCAACAATTTTAAGATGTCGTGAAGGATTTTCCCAGTTTTCTATATATGGAAGCATTATTGCAAAAATCCCAAAAAATAGTGCTGTGTACATTAAAAAGGAAAAACTAATCCCAAGTGCTATATGTACTCTTTGAAGTCTTTGATTAAATAGTTTTTTTTCTTCTTGTTTTGTTAATTGTTTTATCATTGTCTTTCCTAATAAAAAAGGATTT
Protein-coding regions in this window:
- a CDS encoding PepSY-associated TM helix domain-containing protein; translation: MIKQLTKQEEKKLFNQRLQRVHIALGISFSFLMYTALFFGIFAIMLPYIENWENPSRHLKIVDVSNIDYTKMVDKVLNDSDFPKTKPITITLPGYMKDPTLKISTQFVAPKVFDPNTSLEIKEESKVFELAKFLNYMHYGRPFGEFGWYIFGIMAVACIILMIGGLYQILTLKYKNSTTSQTGTFSKWHRKILLWTMLPFIIITITGAFFNLGKKFAPAMAYVVTKGEIYEPFKLISPVYNLPEPKKEKKNDNVEMLSINELFKKAQSIAPEINFYRIKLTNWSDSNAMIKFEGYNPYIPFLNGITNRPNVILSAVDGSLIYEQKVMDKNWGSMFYDAMVYIHLLFSVDDLTRLFVAFLMITTILAIGFGNLLYLEKRARKFPLNIPVYQGFGKLSLAVMIGVIPATGLLFFLQWILPFDMENKSLIQQGLFATFWVGTFTYSFYKLNSYKTAKEFLYLGGILFILSPIVHFINSGFSPIKLWNQEVYTVLGTDIGLFIFGLILLIIAKKLPTNREKIQAFWTSRGVK